In Procambarus clarkii isolate CNS0578487 chromosome 89, FALCON_Pclarkii_2.0, whole genome shotgun sequence, the DNA window ttgataattacttacttcctagGTAACCTAAGGTATTACTTCCTAGGTAGCCTAAGGTATTACTTCCTGGGTAGCCTAAGGTATCACTTCCTAGGTAACCTAAGGTATTACTTCCTGGGTAGCCTAAGGTATCACTTCCTAGGTAACCTAAGGTATTACTTCCTAGGTAACCTAAGGTATCACTTCCTAGGTAACCTAAGGTATTACTTCCTAGGTAGCCTAAGGTATCACTTCCTAGGTAACCTAAGGTATTACTTCCTGGGTAGCCTAAGGTATCACTTGCTAGGTAGCCTAAGGTATTACTTCCTGGGTAGCCTAAGGTATCACTTCCTAGGTAACCTAAGGTATTACTTCCTAGGTAGCCTAAGGTATTACTTCCTGGGTAACCTAAGGTATTACTTCCTGGGTAGCCTAAGGTATCACTTCCTAGGTAGCCTAAGGTATTACTTCCTAGGTAGCCTAAGGTATCACTTCCTAGGTAACCTAAGGTATTACTTCCTAGGTAGCCTAAGGTATTACTTCCTAGGTAGCCTAAGGTATCACTTCCTAGGTAACCTAAGGTATTACTTCCTAGGTAGCCTAAGGTATTACTTCCTAGGTAGCCTAAGGTATTACTTCCTGGGTAGCCTAAGGTATTACTTCCTGGGTAGCCTAAGGTATTACTTCCTGGGTAGCCTAAGGTATCACTTGCTGGGTAGCCTAAGGTATTACTTCCTGGGTAGTCTAAGGTATTACTTCCTGGGTAGCCTAAGGTATTACTTCCTGGGTAGCCTAAGGTATTTCTTCCTAGGTAGCCTAAGGTATCACTTGCTAGGTAGCCTAAGGTATTACTTCCTAGGTAGCCTAAGGTATCACTTGCTGGGTAGCCTAAGGTATTACTTCCTGGGTAGCCTAAGGTATTTCTTCCTAGGTAGCCTAAGGTATTACTTCCTAGGTAGCCTAAGGTATTACTTCCTGGGTAGCCTAAGGTATTACTTCCTGGGTAGCCTAAGGTATTTCTTCCTAGGTAGCCTAAGGTATTACTTCCTGGGTAGCCTAAGGTATTACTTCCTGGGTAGCCTAAGGTATTACTTCCTGGGTAGCCTAAGGTATTACTTCCTGGGTAGCCTAAGGTATTACTTCCTAGGTAGCCTAAGGTATTACTTCCTAGGTAGCCTAAGGTATGTTCCTAGGTAGCCTAATGTATCTCTTCCTAGGTAGCCTATGTTATCACTTCCTTAGTAGCCTAATACCATTCATTGGCCAGGTGCAAATAAAATTGTCAATAAAGAGAAGTATAAATTAAGTAAtttgaaatactgtactgtaccaaCTTACATTCAACTGTAACAAAAATTTACATACTAATCATCTTTATCACAAATTTTTCTATAGTAGTTATTTTAGATAACACATTAATAATGGTGTTTCATTtgacccccttccaagggctatatagtcctaatggcttggcgctttcccctgataattccctccctccatacCTAGGGAGTTGGGTATAGAGTTGGCATTTAGTCTATTATACAGAGGTGATTGGTTATCAAGGTTCACAGTATTGCAACTGCAGAATTGCAAATGCaacaaaatatacaaatacagtactgtactcttatATTAAGTATATGACCTGAAAATTTGTGCCATACTCCATTGGTTGTAATGAACAAGAAAGAATAGTAGAACATTCCCTTACCTTACTGGTAGACCGGACGTCAACCAGGAGGACGTCAACCAGGTGTCCCCAGGAGGGCTCCAGGGGACACTGGAGCCCTAAAATCATCATAAAGTTCAAGTACGtccattgagacaataaaatacacctCAAAGCGATAAGAGTAGCTT includes these proteins:
- the LOC123773236 gene encoding ice nucleation protein InaU-like, translating into MISYPGSNTLGYPGSNTLGYPGSNTLGYPGSNTLGYLGRNTLGYPGSNTLGYPGSNTLGYLGSNTLGYLGRNTLGYPGSNTLGYPASDTLGYLGSNTLGYLASDTLGYLGRNTLGYPGSNTLGYPGSNTLDYPGSNTLGYPASDTLGYPGSNTLGYPGSNTLGYPGSNTLGYLGSNTLGYLGSNTLGYLGSDTLGYLGSNTLGYLGSNTLGYLGSDTLGYLGSNTLGYLGSDTLGYPGSNTLGYPGSNTLGYLGSNTLGYLGSDTLGYPGSNTLGYLASDTLGYPGSNTLGYLGSDTLGYLGSNTLGYLGSDTLGYLGSNTLGYLGSDTLGYPGSNTLGYLGSDTLGYPGSNTLGYLGSNTLGYLGSK